The Rhodococcus triatomae genome includes a window with the following:
- a CDS encoding FmdB family zinc ribbon protein, whose protein sequence is MPLYEFHCADCGPFEQSFPMATVPTAADCARCLRPARRVVTTVRWGRGSSPQMRLLDRTARSAHEPDVVAAPPPSRSGPSTAQPSTNPLHRKLPRP, encoded by the coding sequence GTGCCGCTCTACGAGTTCCACTGCGCCGACTGCGGGCCGTTCGAGCAGTCGTTCCCGATGGCGACCGTCCCCACCGCTGCGGACTGTGCCCGCTGCCTCCGCCCGGCCCGCCGCGTGGTCACGACGGTGCGATGGGGCCGAGGCTCGTCACCGCAGATGCGGCTGCTCGATCGGACCGCGCGCTCCGCACACGAACCGGACGTCGTCGCGGCACCGCCACCGTCCCGTTCCGGCCCTTCCACCGCACAGCCGTCGACCAATCCCCTGCACCGCAAGCTCCCCCGGCCCTGA
- the fmdA gene encoding formamidase → MPELLFPLDSSKKFTDQAIVGHNRWHPDIPPAVTVKPGDSFRVHCREWFDGAIHNDDSADDILNAPLTTVHTLSGPFAIEGARPGDLLVVDILDIGPIPQEDSGPLAGQGWGYTGIFARGNGGGFLTEQFPDAYKAIWDFSGQTATSRHVPHVSFTGIVHPGLMGTAPSAALLSTWNAREGALIATDPDRVPPLALPPEPRDAVLGSLPDADHDRVAGEAARTAPPRENGGNQDIKNLTKGSRVFYPVFVDGAHLSVGDLHFSQGDGEITFCGAIEMGGFIDLRVDLIPGGMETYGVSENAIFMPGNTDPQYSEWLAFSGTSVTLDGEQRYLDSHLSYQRACLHAIDYLTKFGYSPEQAYLLLGAAPIEGRLSGVVDIPNSCSTVYLPTAIFDFPVTPSTSGPTRIDPGIGAPRSAAT, encoded by the coding sequence ATGCCCGAGTTGTTGTTCCCGCTCGACTCCTCGAAGAAGTTCACCGACCAGGCGATCGTGGGACACAACCGGTGGCACCCGGACATCCCGCCCGCGGTCACGGTCAAGCCCGGTGACTCGTTCCGGGTGCACTGTCGCGAATGGTTCGACGGCGCCATCCACAACGACGACTCGGCCGACGACATCCTGAACGCCCCCCTGACCACCGTGCACACCCTGTCCGGCCCGTTCGCGATCGAGGGTGCCCGGCCGGGCGACCTGCTGGTGGTGGACATCCTCGACATCGGACCGATCCCCCAGGAGGACTCGGGACCGCTCGCGGGTCAGGGCTGGGGCTACACCGGCATCTTCGCGCGCGGCAACGGCGGCGGATTCCTCACCGAACAGTTCCCGGACGCCTACAAGGCGATCTGGGACTTCTCCGGACAGACGGCCACGTCGCGGCACGTTCCGCACGTGTCGTTCACCGGCATCGTGCACCCCGGCCTGATGGGCACCGCGCCGTCCGCCGCCCTGCTCTCGACGTGGAACGCCCGCGAGGGCGCGCTGATCGCCACCGACCCGGATCGCGTACCACCGCTGGCGCTCCCGCCCGAGCCGCGCGACGCCGTCCTCGGTTCGTTGCCGGACGCCGACCACGACCGGGTCGCCGGCGAAGCGGCCCGCACGGCACCGCCGCGGGAGAACGGCGGCAACCAGGACATCAAGAACCTCACCAAGGGCAGCCGCGTCTTCTATCCCGTGTTCGTCGACGGCGCGCACCTGTCGGTGGGCGACCTGCACTTCTCCCAGGGCGACGGCGAGATCACCTTCTGCGGGGCGATCGAGATGGGTGGCTTCATCGACCTGCGCGTCGACCTCATACCGGGCGGAATGGAGACGTACGGGGTCTCGGAGAACGCGATCTTCATGCCCGGCAACACCGATCCCCAGTACTCGGAGTGGCTCGCGTTCTCGGGCACGTCGGTGACCCTGGACGGGGAACAGCGCTACCTCGACTCGCACCTGTCGTACCAGCGCGCCTGCCTGCACGCGATCGACTACCTCACCAAGTTCGGCTACAGCCCGGAACAGGCGTACCTGCTGCTCGGCGCGGCGCCGATCGAGGGCAGGCTGTCCGGGGTCGTGGACATTCCCAACTCGTGTTCGACGGTGTACCTGCCGACGGCCATCTTCGACTTCCCCGTCACGCCGTCCACGTCGGGACCCACCCGCATCGATCCGGGCATCGGCGCTCCCCGCTCCGCCGCGACCTGA